From a single Staphylococcus epidermidis genomic region:
- the argJ gene encoding bifunctional glutamate N-acetyltransferase/amino-acid acetyltransferase ArgJ: MNIIKGNIASPLGFSADGLHAGFKKKKLDFGWIVSEVPANVAGVFTTNKVIAAPLKLTKNSIEKSGKMQAIVVNSGIANSCTGKQGEKDAFKMQQLAANKLQIQPEYVGVASTGVIGKVMPMSILKNGFSKLVKNGNADDFAKAILTTDTHTKTCVVNEEFGSDTVTMAGVAKGSGMIHPNLATMLAFITCDANISSQTLQQALKDVVEVTFNQITVDGDTSTNDMVLVMSNGCTNNNEIKKDSEDYYKFKQMLLYIMTDLAKSIARDGEGASKLIEVTVKGAKESSAARMIAKSVVGSSLVKTAIFGEDPNWGRIIAAAGYAKTYFDINQVDIFIGRIPVLIRSSPVKYDKEEIQEIMSAEEISIQLDLHQGNCEGQAWGCDLSYDYVKINALYTT, from the coding sequence ATGAATATAATTAAGGGAAATATTGCAAGTCCTCTTGGATTTTCAGCTGATGGTCTGCACGCTGGCTTTAAAAAGAAAAAATTAGACTTTGGTTGGATTGTTTCAGAAGTACCTGCAAATGTAGCTGGTGTATTTACAACTAATAAGGTCATTGCTGCACCATTAAAATTAACAAAAAACAGCATCGAAAAAAGTGGTAAAATGCAAGCTATTGTTGTTAATTCAGGTATTGCTAATTCTTGTACTGGTAAACAAGGAGAAAAAGATGCTTTTAAAATGCAACAACTGGCCGCAAATAAATTACAAATTCAACCAGAATATGTTGGTGTCGCATCTACTGGTGTTATTGGAAAGGTGATGCCAATGTCTATTCTAAAGAATGGCTTTTCCAAACTAGTTAAAAACGGTAATGCTGATGACTTTGCAAAAGCGATATTAACAACGGATACTCATACAAAAACATGCGTTGTAAACGAAGAATTTGGTAGCGATACAGTAACGATGGCAGGTGTAGCAAAAGGGTCAGGAATGATACATCCTAATTTGGCTACAATGCTAGCATTTATAACCTGTGACGCTAACATCTCATCACAAACATTACAACAGGCTTTAAAAGATGTGGTTGAAGTTACATTCAATCAAATCACTGTAGATGGTGACACTTCAACAAATGATATGGTGCTTGTGATGTCAAATGGATGTACAAATAATAACGAAATTAAAAAAGACAGCGAAGACTACTATAAATTTAAGCAGATGCTTCTATATATTATGACCGATTTAGCAAAAAGTATTGCAAGGGATGGCGAAGGTGCTTCTAAATTAATAGAAGTCACGGTTAAAGGTGCAAAAGAATCTAGTGCTGCAAGAATGATTGCTAAAAGTGTGGTGGGTTCAAGTTTAGTAAAAACCGCAATTTTTGGCGAAGATCCTAATTGGGGTAGAATTATTGCTGCTGCAGGTTATGCTAAAACATATTTTGATATTAATCAGGTAGACATTTTTATAGGTAGGATACCTGTATTAATAAGATCCTCACCAGTAAAGTACGATAAAGAAGAAATTCAAGAAATAATGAGTGCTGAAGAAATATCAATTCAGCTTGACCTTCATCAAGGGAATTGTGAAGGTCAAGCATGGGGATGTGATTTATCGTATGACTACGTTAAAATCAACGCACTATACACCACTTAG
- the argB gene encoding acetylglutamate kinase, whose amino-acid sequence MKNIIVIKLGGIAIENLNDAFIQQINAWHLENKKIIIVHGGGQVISNLLTKNNHSTIKIDGMRVTAKNDLPIIYDALINIVGHQLLERLKESNLEFFQFKEKIKELVSAEFLNKNIYGYVGKVKEINTMLLEKMLSRDIIPIITSLGVNEQGEYLNVNADHLATAIAKKLKVEKLVYMTDVPGVIEKDKTLATLTINEAKTKIENKIITGGMIPKIESAIQTLESGVESILIANNLQKGTIIRGD is encoded by the coding sequence ATGAAAAACATCATCGTAATTAAGCTCGGTGGTATAGCTATAGAAAATTTAAACGACGCATTTATACAACAAATTAATGCTTGGCACCTTGAAAACAAAAAAATAATTATTGTTCACGGTGGCGGCCAAGTCATCAGTAATTTATTAACTAAAAACAATCATTCAACTATTAAAATTGATGGCATGAGAGTAACTGCTAAAAATGATTTACCTATCATATATGATGCTTTAATTAACATAGTTGGCCATCAACTTTTAGAAAGACTTAAAGAATCTAATTTAGAATTTTTTCAATTTAAAGAAAAGATAAAAGAACTTGTAAGCGCCGAATTTTTAAATAAAAATATCTATGGTTACGTTGGTAAAGTTAAAGAAATCAACACGATGCTATTAGAAAAAATGTTATCACGCGACATAATACCAATTATCACTAGTTTGGGTGTAAATGAGCAAGGGGAGTATCTTAATGTTAATGCTGATCATCTCGCCACCGCAATTGCTAAGAAACTAAAAGTCGAAAAATTAGTATATATGACTGATGTCCCTGGTGTAATTGAAAAAGATAAAACGCTTGCTACTCTTACAATTAATGAAGCAAAAACAAAAATTGAAAATAAAATAATTACAGGCGGAATGATACCTAAAATTGAGAGTGCAATCCAAACATTAGAATCTGGTGTTGAATCGATTTTAATTGCAAATAATTTACAAAAAGGAACAATCATAAGGGGTGATTAA
- a CDS encoding acetylornithine transaminase, with protein MMSYLFNNYKRDNIEFVDANQNELIDKDNNVYLDFSSGIGVTNLGFNMEIYQAVYNQLNLIWHSPNLYLSSIQEEVAQKLIGQRDYLAFFCNSGTEANEAAIKLARKATGKSEIIAFKKSFHGRTYGAMSATGQKKITDQFGPVVPGFKFAIFNDFNSFKSLTSNNTAAVIIEIIQGESGVLPADSLFMKQLNEYCKQKDILIIVDEVQTGIGRTGKLYAHEHYQLSPDIITLAKGLGNGLPIGAMLGKKNLGHAFGYGSHGTTFGGNRLSLAAANQTLSIINDADLLNDVQSKGQFLIENLRKSLVNKRNVIEVRGVGLMVGIEVTNDPSQVVREAKRMGLIILTAGKNVIRLLPPLTITKKQLEKGIEILTEII; from the coding sequence ATGATGAGTTATCTTTTTAATAATTACAAGCGTGACAATATAGAGTTTGTTGATGCTAATCAAAATGAATTAATTGATAAAGATAATAATGTCTACCTAGATTTTTCGTCAGGTATAGGTGTGACAAATCTGGGTTTTAATATGGAAATTTACCAAGCAGTTTATAATCAACTGAATTTAATATGGCATTCACCCAATTTATACCTAAGTAGTATCCAAGAGGAAGTGGCTCAAAAATTAATTGGTCAACGAGATTATTTAGCTTTCTTTTGTAATAGCGGAACAGAAGCGAATGAGGCAGCTATCAAACTCGCACGTAAAGCTACTGGTAAGTCGGAAATTATTGCTTTTAAAAAGTCTTTTCACGGCAGAACGTACGGCGCAATGTCTGCAACAGGACAGAAGAAAATTACAGATCAATTTGGTCCGGTTGTTCCTGGATTCAAATTTGCTATTTTTAATGATTTTAATTCATTTAAATCATTAACTTCAAATAATACTGCTGCTGTAATTATAGAAATAATTCAAGGTGAATCAGGAGTACTACCTGCTGATTCTTTATTTATGAAGCAATTAAATGAGTATTGTAAACAAAAAGATATCCTTATAATTGTAGACGAGGTTCAAACGGGCATAGGTAGAACCGGTAAGTTATATGCTCATGAACATTATCAATTGTCTCCAGATATCATCACATTAGCTAAAGGATTAGGTAATGGCCTTCCTATTGGAGCAATGTTAGGCAAAAAAAATTTAGGTCATGCATTTGGCTACGGTTCTCATGGTACAACATTCGGTGGAAATAGATTATCATTGGCTGCTGCAAACCAAACGCTTTCTATCATTAATGATGCTGATTTGCTGAATGATGTTCAATCAAAGGGGCAATTTCTTATTGAAAACTTAAGAAAAAGTTTAGTAAATAAAAGAAATGTAATTGAAGTACGTGGTGTAGGTTTAATGGTAGGAATAGAGGTCACTAATGATCCTAGTCAAGTAGTGCGAGAAGCTAAACGTATGGGGTTAATCATTTTAACAGCTGGTAAAAATGTGATTAGGTTATTACCGCCATTGACCATCACTAAAAAACAATTAGAAAAAGGTATAGAAATATTAACTGAAATCATTTGA
- the accB gene encoding acetyl-CoA carboxylase biotin carboxyl carrier protein, translating into MNFKEIKELIEILDQSSLTEINIEDNKGSVVNLKKEKETEIVTPQVTQQPTQPINHTHNETQQKPSHSSKDEQSSDNEYNTINAPMVGTFYKSPSPDEEAYVQVGDKVTNESTVCILEAMKLFNEIQAETTGEIIEILVEDGQMVEYGQPLFKVK; encoded by the coding sequence ATGAACTTTAAAGAAATAAAAGAATTAATCGAAATTCTTGATCAATCTAGTTTAACTGAAATAAATATTGAAGATAATAAAGGTAGCGTAGTTAATTTAAAAAAAGAAAAAGAGACTGAAATAGTTACACCGCAAGTTACTCAACAACCAACTCAACCGATAAATCATACGCATAATGAAACACAACAAAAGCCATCACATAGCTCTAAAGATGAACAAAGTAGTGATAATGAATACAATACCATTAATGCACCAATGGTTGGTACATTTTATAAATCACCTTCACCAGATGAAGAAGCATACGTTCAAGTTGGAGATAAAGTTACGAATGAAAGTACTGTTTGTATATTAGAAGCTATGAAATTATTTAATGAGATTCAAGCCGAAACAACAGGTGAAATCATAGAAATTTTAGTAGAAGACGGACAAATGGTAGAGTATGGCCAGCCGTTATTTAAGGTGAAATAA
- the accC gene encoding acetyl-CoA carboxylase biotin carboxylase subunit: protein MKKILIANRGEIAVRIIRAAHDLGIQTVAIYSEGDKDALHTQIADEAYCVGPTLSKDSYLNIPNILSIATSTGCDGVHPGYGFLAENGDFAELCEACQLKFIGPSYQSIQKMGIKDIAKAEMIKANVPVVPGSEGLIQSIDDAKKIAKKIGYPVIIKATAGGGGKGIRVARDEKELETGYRMTQQEAETAFGNGGLYLEKFIENFRHIEIQIIGDTYGNVIHLGERDCTIQRRMQKLVEEAPSPVLSEDKRQEMGNAAIRAAKAVNYENAGTIEFIYDLDDNQFYFMEMNTRIQVEHPVTEMVTGVDLVKLQLKVAMGEALPFKQEDISINGHAIEFRINAENPYKNFMPSPGKITQYLAPGGFGVRIESACYTNYTIPPYYDSMVAKLIVHEPTREESIMTGIRALSEYLVLGIDTTIPFHLRLLNNHIFRSGEFNTKFLEKYNIIDDNNQ, encoded by the coding sequence ATGAAAAAGATTTTAATCGCTAATCGTGGTGAAATCGCAGTAAGAATAATAAGAGCGGCACACGATTTAGGTATTCAAACAGTAGCTATATACTCAGAAGGTGACAAAGATGCATTACATACTCAAATTGCTGATGAAGCATACTGCGTCGGTCCTACTTTATCAAAAGATTCTTATTTAAATATACCAAATATTTTATCTATCGCTACTTCTACAGGATGTGATGGTGTTCATCCTGGATACGGCTTTTTGGCTGAAAATGGTGATTTTGCTGAATTGTGTGAAGCATGCCAATTAAAATTTATTGGGCCAAGCTATCAATCAATTCAGAAAATGGGAATAAAAGATATTGCTAAAGCTGAAATGATTAAAGCCAATGTACCTGTAGTACCAGGAAGTGAAGGACTTATTCAAAGTATAGATGACGCTAAAAAAATAGCTAAAAAAATCGGCTATCCAGTTATCATCAAAGCCACAGCAGGTGGTGGTGGAAAAGGTATTCGGGTTGCTCGTGATGAGAAAGAACTTGAAACTGGTTACCGTATGACACAACAAGAAGCTGAAACCGCGTTCGGAAATGGTGGTTTATACTTAGAAAAATTTATAGAAAACTTTAGACATATAGAGATTCAAATTATTGGCGATACTTATGGAAACGTTATACATTTAGGTGAACGTGATTGTACAATTCAAAGAAGAATGCAAAAGCTCGTTGAAGAAGCACCCTCACCAGTTTTAAGTGAAGATAAACGCCAAGAAATGGGTAATGCTGCAATTAGAGCCGCAAAAGCTGTAAATTATGAAAACGCAGGTACAATTGAATTTATATATGATTTAGATGATAACCAATTTTATTTCATGGAAATGAATACACGTATTCAAGTTGAACACCCAGTAACTGAAATGGTAACAGGAGTAGATTTAGTAAAATTACAACTCAAAGTTGCTATGGGTGAGGCGTTACCTTTTAAACAAGAAGATATTTCCATTAACGGTCACGCTATTGAATTTCGAATCAATGCTGAAAATCCTTACAAAAACTTTATGCCATCACCAGGCAAGATTACCCAATATCTTGCTCCAGGCGGTTTTGGAGTGAGAATTGAATCAGCATGTTATACTAATTATACGATACCACCTTACTATGACTCCATGGTGGCAAAACTTATAGTTCACGAACCTACACGTGAAGAATCAATTATGACAGGCATTCGTGCTTTAAGTGAATATCTTGTTTTAGGTATCGACACTACGATTCCATTCCACTTAAGACTTCTAAATAATCATATTTTTAGAAGTGGGGAATTTAATACAAAATTCCTAGAAAAGTATAATATTATAGACGATAATAACCAATAG
- a CDS encoding Asp23/Gls24 family envelope stress response protein, with product MVNVADYSQSNLGKIEIAPEVLSVIASIATSEVEGITGHFAELKKTNLEKISRKNLNRDLKIEAKEDGIYIDVFCSLKHGVNISKTANQIQEAIFNSITTMTAIEPQQINIHIRSIVAEK from the coding sequence ATGGTCAATGTAGCAGATTATTCTCAATCTAATTTAGGAAAAATTGAAATAGCACCAGAAGTATTATCTGTTATCGCATCCATTGCGACATCAGAAGTAGAAGGTATTACAGGCCATTTTGCTGAACTAAAAAAAACAAATCTAGAGAAGATTAGTCGAAAAAATTTAAACAGAGATTTAAAAATCGAAGCTAAAGAAGACGGAATATACATTGATGTATTTTGTTCTTTAAAACATGGCGTAAATATTTCTAAAACTGCAAATCAAATTCAAGAAGCAATTTTCAATTCAATTACGACAATGACAGCTATTGAACCACAGCAAATTAATATTCACATCAGAAGTATCGTCGCAGAAAAATAA
- the nusB gene encoding transcription antitermination factor NusB, with amino-acid sequence MSRKDARVQAFQTLFQLEIKETDLTIQEAIEFIKDDHSDLDFDFIYWLVTGVKDHQIVLDETIKPHLKDWSIDRLLKSDRIILRMATFEILHSDTPKKVVVNEAVELTKQFSDDDHYKFVNGVLSNIND; translated from the coding sequence ATGAGTCGTAAAGATGCAAGAGTACAAGCTTTTCAAACTTTATTTCAACTTGAAATAAAAGAGACAGATTTAACAATTCAAGAAGCAATTGAATTTATTAAAGATGATCATTCTGATTTAGACTTTGATTTTATATACTGGTTAGTTACTGGAGTCAAAGATCATCAAATCGTTTTAGACGAAACAATTAAACCCCATTTAAAAGACTGGTCTATCGATCGTTTACTGAAATCAGATCGTATTATTTTAAGAATGGCAACTTTTGAAATATTGCACAGCGACACACCTAAAAAAGTAGTTGTTAATGAAGCTGTAGAACTCACAAAACAGTTTAGTGATGATGATCATTATAAATTTGTTAATGGTGTTTTAAGTAATATAAATGATTAA
- the xseA gene encoding exodeoxyribonuclease VII large subunit: MTEYLSVSALTKYIKYKFDQDPHLQSVLIKGELSNFKKHSSGHLYFNVKDKESVISGMMFKGNASKLGFEPKEGDEVLIEARVSVYERRGNYQIYVNKMQLDGIGNLYQKLELLKKKLKKEGYFDQSNKKLIPKYPKKIAVLTASTGAAIRDIHSTINNRYPLVEQIQISTLVQGTQARQDIIEKIQYADSLDVDTIIVGRGGGSIEDLWNFNEEDVVKTIFNCQTPIISAVGHETDFTLSDFVADVRAATPTQAAVIATPDQYELLQQIKQYEYTLSRYIKQYIEHQKKQLNHISSYYKFKQPSLLYDQQIQKRDELERQLNHLLNTKVEKSKHHLKLLQQSFNFKNLNQQITQEKQSIYQLHSRLSKIMSNNITNLKTVLKNKLESLNNLSPTNTMLRGYAIVNKDNEVVTSTHKLNENDQISLTMKDGSVDATVKKVRCNDE, translated from the coding sequence ATGACTGAATATTTAAGTGTTTCTGCACTAACTAAATATATAAAATATAAATTTGACCAAGATCCTCATCTACAGTCAGTTCTTATTAAAGGAGAATTATCTAACTTTAAAAAGCATTCAAGCGGACATTTATATTTTAATGTCAAGGACAAAGAAAGTGTCATCAGTGGAATGATGTTTAAAGGAAATGCTTCTAAGTTAGGCTTTGAGCCTAAAGAAGGTGATGAGGTTTTAATTGAAGCTCGCGTTTCTGTTTATGAAAGACGAGGAAATTATCAAATATATGTTAATAAGATGCAACTCGATGGTATTGGTAATTTATACCAAAAGCTTGAACTACTAAAAAAGAAATTGAAAAAAGAAGGCTATTTTGATCAAAGTAACAAAAAACTCATACCAAAGTATCCAAAGAAAATAGCGGTTTTAACAGCGAGCACAGGTGCAGCCATTAGAGACATACATAGTACGATTAACAATCGCTACCCTTTGGTCGAACAAATTCAAATCAGTACCCTTGTTCAAGGCACGCAAGCTAGACAAGATATAATAGAAAAGATTCAATATGCTGATTCATTAGATGTTGATACAATAATAGTTGGACGTGGTGGTGGTTCAATTGAAGATTTGTGGAACTTTAATGAAGAAGATGTTGTTAAAACCATCTTTAATTGTCAAACACCTATTATATCAGCTGTAGGTCATGAGACTGATTTTACATTGAGCGATTTTGTAGCAGATGTTAGAGCTGCGACACCTACTCAAGCTGCTGTTATAGCAACACCTGATCAATATGAGTTATTACAACAAATTAAACAGTATGAATATACATTATCAAGATATATAAAACAATATATCGAACATCAGAAGAAACAACTTAATCACATATCATCATATTACAAATTTAAGCAACCGAGTTTATTGTACGATCAACAAATTCAAAAACGAGATGAATTAGAAAGACAATTAAATCATCTATTAAATACTAAAGTTGAAAAGTCAAAACATCACCTCAAGTTACTTCAACAAAGTTTTAATTTTAAAAATTTAAATCAGCAGATTACTCAGGAAAAGCAATCTATTTATCAATTGCATTCTAGATTGTCCAAAATAATGTCCAATAACATTACTAATTTAAAAACAGTGCTAAAAAACAAATTAGAAAGTCTTAATAATTTAAGCCCCACCAATACGATGCTTAGAGGGTACGCAATTGTCAATAAAGACAATGAAGTGGTTACAAGCACACATAAATTGAATGAAAACGACCAAATATCTTTAACAATGAAAGACGGAAGTGTCGATGCAACGGTTAAGAAAGTAAGGTGTAATGATGAGTAA
- a CDS encoding exodeoxyribonuclease VII small subunit gives MSKEKQSFEEMMKELENIVQKLDNEAVSLEESLDLYQRGMKLSANCDSTLKEAEKKVNELMQEEVGDKGNEETTDE, from the coding sequence ATGAGTAAAGAAAAGCAAAGTTTCGAAGAAATGATGAAAGAACTTGAAAATATCGTTCAAAAATTGGATAATGAAGCAGTTTCTTTAGAAGAATCCCTCGATTTATACCAACGTGGTATGAAACTATCTGCTAATTGTGATTCAACTTTAAAAGAAGCAGAGAAAAAAGTGAATGAATTAATGCAAGAAGAAGTTGGTGATAAAGGAAATGAAGAAACTACAGATGAATAA
- a CDS encoding polyprenyl synthetase family protein, whose product MKKLQMNKLINIINTSLNKSIQSSPLKTNLEESMKYSLNAGGKRIRPVILLLTLKMLNKDYQQGLNSALALEMIHTYSLIHDDLPAMDNDDYRRGKLTNHKVYGEWKAILAGDALLTKAFELVSNDTTIEDSVKVSIIKRLSKASGHLGMVGGQALDMESEGKSIRLETLESIHETKTGALLNFSVMAAVDIAQVEQNIAKNLDEFSHHLGMMFQIKDDLLDVYGDESKLGKKVGSDIVNHKSTYVSLLGKEGAEEKLNNHQYLAMNCLNQISDQYDTSELSDIVDLFYNRDH is encoded by the coding sequence ATGAAGAAACTACAGATGAATAAATTAATAAATATAATTAATACATCACTGAATAAGTCAATACAATCATCACCATTAAAAACTAATTTAGAAGAAAGTATGAAATATTCATTAAATGCTGGTGGTAAAAGAATCAGACCAGTCATATTATTATTAACACTAAAAATGCTTAACAAAGATTATCAACAAGGACTAAATAGTGCTTTAGCATTGGAAATGATTCATACTTATTCTTTAATTCATGATGATTTACCAGCAATGGATAATGACGATTACCGTAGAGGAAAATTAACAAATCATAAAGTTTATGGTGAATGGAAAGCCATTCTTGCTGGTGATGCATTATTAACAAAAGCTTTTGAATTAGTTTCTAATGATACTACCATTGAAGATAGTGTGAAAGTAAGTATTATAAAAAGACTTTCAAAAGCAAGTGGACATTTGGGAATGGTGGGTGGCCAAGCGCTTGATATGGAAAGTGAAGGGAAGTCAATTCGTTTAGAAACTTTAGAATCAATTCATGAAACTAAGACAGGCGCTTTACTAAATTTTTCAGTTATGGCTGCGGTAGACATTGCTCAAGTAGAACAAAATATTGCTAAGAATTTAGATGAATTTAGTCATCATTTAGGAATGATGTTTCAAATTAAAGATGATTTACTGGATGTGTATGGTGATGAATCAAAACTTGGCAAAAAAGTAGGCAGTGATATAGTAAATCATAAAAGTACTTATGTTTCTTTACTTGGAAAAGAAGGAGCAGAAGAAAAGTTAAACAATCATCAATATCTTGCTATGAACTGCTTAAATCAAATTTCTGATCAATATGATACTTCTGAATTAAGTGATATTGTAGATTTATTCTATAACAGAGACCATTAA
- the ahrC gene encoding transcriptional regulator AhrC/ArgR, whose amino-acid sequence MPKKSVRHIKIREIISNEQIETQDELVKRLNEYDLNVTQATVSRDIKELQLIKVPAPTGQYVYSLPNDRRYHPLEKLGRYLMDSFVNIEGTGNLLVLKTLPGNAQSIGAILDQIDWDEVLGTICGDDTCLLICRDEEASEEIKTRIFNLL is encoded by the coding sequence GTGCCAAAAAAGTCAGTGAGACATATAAAAATAAGAGAGATAATTTCAAATGAACAAATAGAAACACAAGATGAACTAGTTAAACGTTTGAATGAGTATGATTTAAATGTTACACAAGCTACTGTTTCACGAGATATTAAAGAATTGCAATTAATTAAAGTTCCTGCACCTACAGGGCAATATGTTTATAGTTTACCAAATGATCGTAGATATCATCCATTAGAGAAGTTGGGTAGATATTTAATGGATTCATTTGTAAACATTGAGGGTACTGGTAATCTACTAGTTCTTAAAACGCTTCCTGGTAATGCTCAATCCATTGGTGCTATACTTGATCAAATTGATTGGGATGAGGTACTTGGTACAATTTGTGGTGATGATACATGCTTACTTATTTGTCGAGACGAAGAAGCGAGTGAAGAAATCAAAACTCGAATTTTCAATTTATTATAA
- the recN gene encoding DNA repair protein RecN — MLQTLSIKQFAIIDELDINFSDGLTVMSGETGSGKSIIIDAIGQLIGMRASSDYVRHGEKKAIIEGIFDIDESKDAINILESLAIDVDEDFLLVKREIFSSGKSICRINNQTVTLQDLRKVMQELLDIHGQHETQSLLKQKYHLQLLDDYADNQYSDLLNQYQLSYNQYKNKRKELEELESADQALLQRLDLMKFQLEELTEASLKEGEVDQLESDIKRIQNSEKLNLALNNAHQVLTDESAIPDRLYELSNYLQTINDIVPEKFVRLKEDIDQFYYMLEDAKHEIYDEMANTEFDEQVLNEYESRMNLLNNLKRKYGKDITELIAYQSKLANEIDKIENYEQSTSQLREEIKTLYNEVIDIGKKLSQERRRVARELRDHIVSEIQNLQMKDANLEISFKPLDEPTIEGIEFVEFLISPNRGEPLKSLNKIASGGELSRIMLALKSIFVKSRGQTAILFDEVDSGVSGQAAQKMAEKMRDIAQYIQVICISHLPQVASMSDHHLLISKASNADRTTTQVKELKDENKIDEIARMISGASVTELTRENAKEMIKQNHNI, encoded by the coding sequence ATGTTACAAACCTTATCAATAAAACAATTTGCCATTATTGACGAACTTGATATAAACTTTTCTGACGGTCTAACAGTTATGAGTGGTGAAACTGGCTCAGGAAAATCTATCATTATTGATGCCATTGGACAGTTAATCGGTATGAGAGCTTCTTCTGATTACGTCAGACATGGTGAAAAGAAAGCAATTATCGAAGGTATCTTTGATATAGACGAGAGTAAAGACGCAATTAATATACTAGAATCATTAGCTATAGATGTTGATGAAGATTTTTTATTAGTTAAAAGAGAAATTTTCAGTTCTGGTAAGAGTATTTGTCGTATTAATAACCAAACTGTCACTCTACAGGACTTAAGAAAAGTGATGCAAGAACTGCTTGATATTCATGGTCAACATGAAACGCAATCTTTACTTAAGCAAAAATATCATCTTCAACTATTAGATGATTATGCAGACAATCAGTATTCAGATTTACTTAATCAATATCAACTTTCTTATAACCAATATAAAAATAAACGTAAAGAATTAGAGGAATTAGAATCCGCGGACCAGGCTTTATTACAACGATTAGACTTAATGAAATTTCAATTAGAGGAACTAACCGAAGCTTCACTGAAAGAAGGCGAAGTGGACCAACTTGAATCCGATATTAAAAGAATTCAAAACTCCGAAAAATTAAATCTAGCTTTAAACAATGCACATCAAGTTCTAACTGATGAAAGTGCAATACCCGATAGGTTGTACGAATTAAGCAACTACTTGCAAACGATTAATGATATCGTTCCAGAAAAATTCGTAAGATTAAAAGAGGACATTGATCAATTTTACTATATGCTAGAAGATGCAAAGCATGAAATTTACGACGAAATGGCTAACACTGAATTCGATGAGCAAGTTTTAAATGAGTATGAATCCAGAATGAATTTACTTAATAATTTAAAACGTAAATATGGTAAGGATATTACTGAACTTATTGCTTATCAGAGTAAACTTGCAAATGAAATTGATAAAATAGAAAACTATGAACAAAGTACATCACAATTAAGGGAAGAAATTAAAACGCTTTATAACGAAGTGATAGATATAGGAAAAAAACTTTCTCAAGAACGTAGGCGTGTAGCGAGAGAGTTAAGGGACCATATTGTTTCTGAAATACAAAATTTACAAATGAAAGATGCTAACCTTGAAATTTCGTTTAAACCATTAGATGAACCTACAATTGAAGGTATTGAATTTGTGGAATTTTTAATTAGTCCAAATCGTGGTGAACCACTTAAAAGTCTTAATAAAATCGCTTCAGGTGGTGAACTTTCAAGAATTATGCTTGCTCTAAAAAGTATATTTGTTAAATCACGCGGCCAAACCGCGATTCTTTTTGATGAAGTTGACTCGGGTGTATCTGGTCAAGCAGCACAAAAAATGGCTGAAAAAATGCGAGATATTGCTCAATATATACAAGTTATTTGTATTTCACACTTACCTCAGGTAGCTTCAATGAGTGACCATCATCTTCTAATAAGCAAGGCATCCAATGCCGATAGAACTACAACTCAAGTCAAAGAATTGAAAGATGAAAACAAAATAGATGAAATAGCACGTATGATTTCAGGAGCAAGTGTGACTGAGCTCACGAGAGAAAATGCAAAAGAAATGATTAAGCAAAATCACAATATTTAA